A region of Paraburkholderia sp. BL23I1N1 DNA encodes the following proteins:
- a CDS encoding cytochrome b/b6 domain-containing protein: protein MATPHALSETAPPVAPKSGTIHPVWVRVTHWLNALAAILMMLSGWRIYDASPIFKGFTFPTGITLGGWLGGALQWHFAAMWLLVFNGLLYLALNLASGRFVRKFLPISPRAVLHDFIAALTGKLSHADLRVYNAVQKFAYLFVVCDLIVLVLSGLAIWKSVQFPLLRELMGGYDNARIVHFCAMSLMAAFIAVHLVMVALVPRSLLAMLRGR from the coding sequence ATGGCAACGCCTCATGCTCTCAGCGAAACCGCTCCGCCTGTCGCGCCGAAGAGCGGCACGATTCACCCGGTATGGGTGCGCGTCACGCATTGGCTCAACGCGCTCGCAGCCATCCTGATGATGCTGTCCGGCTGGCGCATTTACGACGCGTCGCCGATCTTCAAAGGTTTTACGTTTCCCACGGGAATCACCTTGGGCGGCTGGCTCGGCGGCGCGTTGCAATGGCACTTCGCGGCGATGTGGCTGCTGGTCTTCAACGGCCTGCTGTATCTCGCCTTGAACCTGGCAAGCGGGCGCTTCGTGCGCAAGTTCCTGCCGATTTCGCCGCGCGCCGTGCTGCACGACTTCATCGCCGCGCTGACCGGCAAGCTCTCGCACGCCGATCTGCGCGTCTACAACGCGGTGCAGAAATTCGCTTATCTGTTTGTCGTCTGCGATCTGATCGTGCTGGTGCTCTCGGGCCTCGCGATCTGGAAGTCCGTGCAGTTTCCACTGTTGCGCGAATTGATGGGCGGCTACGACAACGCACGCATCGTCCACTTCTGCGCCATGTCGCTCATGGCTGCGTTCATCGCCGTGCATCTGGTGATGGTGGCTCTTGTGCCGCGTTCGCTGCTGGCGATGCTGCGCGGACGCTAA
- the bamC gene encoding outer membrane protein assembly factor BamC: MTDLRLTKRFAVMLMAGGLVAGCGTSSPTKIDYKSDSKSKQVSLAVPPNMIDETADQRSLPPQGGETSLSTLKQVQAQAPAANTPTVVPQVNGMHIQRDGTESWLVIDNKAPDQAWAQIRRFWQEQGFLLVVDQRDKGVMETDWNETHAQINDGLIRDTLSKAMGNSYVSSERNKYRTRLETAPNGGTYVFVSQKGMREAVTGTNNESTKWEAKPNDPGLEQEYLKRLMAALALADSRTRSGDTQSAALSPAGAQTAPNAATAGAQTAPNAATAGAKSAAAATAAQNVALSAQSPMPDDSANSTAAQFSSTELTLGEPYDRAWLRVGLALDRSNFTVDDRDASRGLYFVRYVDPKDLTSAEQGFWSQVFHGKKEKVAKQYLVNVRAVTPDQTRVAVVDDKGAIDQSPQAKQIMSLMVDQLH; this comes from the coding sequence ATGACTGATCTTCGTCTTACCAAGCGGTTTGCAGTAATGCTGATGGCAGGCGGTCTGGTCGCCGGCTGTGGCACTTCGTCGCCGACCAAAATCGACTACAAAAGCGACTCGAAATCGAAGCAGGTGTCACTTGCTGTACCGCCGAACATGATCGATGAGACGGCCGATCAGCGTTCGTTGCCCCCGCAAGGCGGCGAAACCTCGCTGTCCACGCTGAAGCAGGTCCAGGCGCAGGCGCCCGCCGCCAACACGCCGACGGTGGTGCCGCAGGTGAACGGCATGCACATCCAGCGCGACGGTACGGAAAGCTGGCTCGTGATCGACAATAAGGCGCCCGACCAGGCATGGGCGCAAATCCGCCGTTTCTGGCAGGAACAGGGTTTCCTGCTGGTGGTTGATCAGCGCGACAAGGGCGTGATGGAAACCGACTGGAACGAAACGCACGCGCAGATCAACGACGGCCTGATCCGCGACACGCTGTCCAAAGCCATGGGCAATAGCTACGTGAGTTCCGAGCGCAACAAGTACCGCACGCGTCTCGAAACGGCGCCGAACGGCGGCACCTATGTGTTCGTCAGCCAGAAGGGCATGCGTGAGGCCGTCACCGGCACGAACAACGAATCGACCAAGTGGGAAGCCAAGCCGAACGATCCGGGCCTCGAGCAGGAATACCTGAAGCGCTTGATGGCAGCGCTGGCGCTGGCCGATTCGCGCACGAGGTCGGGCGATACGCAAAGTGCCGCGCTTTCACCGGCGGGTGCGCAAACGGCGCCGAACGCGGCTACGGCGGGTGCGCAAACGGCGCCGAACGCGGCTACGGCGGGTGCGAAGTCGGCGGCTGCGGCCACGGCGGCGCAAAACGTCGCGCTGTCGGCGCAATCGCCTATGCCTGACGACTCGGCGAACAGCACGGCGGCGCAGTTCTCGTCCACCGAGCTGACGCTCGGCGAGCCGTATGACCGCGCGTGGCTGCGTGTGGGCTTGGCGCTCGACCGCAGCAACTTCACCGTTGACGATCGCGACGCGAGCCGCGGTTTGTACTTCGTGCGCTACGTCGATCCGAAGGACCTGACGTCGGCGGAGCAGGGCTTCTGGAGCCAGGTGTTCCACGGCAAGAAGGAAAAGGTCGCCAAGCAGTATCTGGTGAACGTCCGCGCCGTAACGCCTGACCAGACCCGTGTGGCCGTGGTTGACGACAAGGGCGCGATCGATCAGAGCCCGCAAGCCAAGCAGATCATGAGTCTGATGGTCGACCAGTTGCACTGA
- a CDS encoding DMT family transporter, which yields MNAKNLLQLLILAALWGASFLFIRVGVTDFGVAPLMALRVGIGALFLAIVLIARRPVRQSAAILRTRAFPLLVVGILNSAAPFCLFAYAELTLSAGVTSVINASTPLWGALVGFLWLRDRLSALRTLGLVIGFLGVLMLVWDQIAAPNGSTATPLSTALAAAAALGATLLYGIAANYTKRHLTGVDALTVATGTMTGATIVLLPLAVIYWPAAPISLHSWGAVIALGVACTGVAYMLFFHLIAVVGPARAITVTFVIPIFGILWGALFLGETVSPGMLEGCGVILVGTALATGVIKRLPWFGPRRADT from the coding sequence ATGAATGCCAAAAACCTCCTGCAGTTGCTGATCCTGGCCGCCCTATGGGGCGCCTCGTTTCTGTTTATCCGCGTCGGCGTGACCGACTTCGGCGTTGCGCCGCTGATGGCGTTGCGCGTCGGTATCGGCGCGCTCTTCCTCGCCATCGTGCTGATTGCGCGGCGGCCGGTACGCCAGTCCGCAGCGATCCTGCGCACGCGCGCCTTTCCGCTGCTCGTGGTCGGCATTCTGAATTCGGCGGCGCCGTTCTGTCTGTTCGCGTATGCCGAGCTGACGCTGTCGGCGGGCGTGACATCCGTGATCAATGCGAGCACGCCGCTGTGGGGCGCACTCGTCGGCTTTCTATGGCTGCGCGACCGCCTGAGCGCGCTGCGCACGCTCGGTCTCGTGATCGGTTTCCTCGGCGTCCTGATGCTGGTGTGGGATCAGATCGCCGCGCCTAACGGCTCGACCGCCACGCCGTTGAGCACCGCGCTCGCCGCCGCTGCCGCGCTCGGCGCCACGCTGCTTTACGGCATCGCCGCCAATTACACGAAGCGCCATCTGACGGGCGTCGACGCCTTGACCGTTGCGACCGGCACGATGACCGGCGCCACCATCGTGCTGCTGCCCCTCGCCGTCATCTACTGGCCGGCTGCGCCGATCTCGCTGCACTCGTGGGGCGCGGTCATCGCGCTGGGTGTGGCATGTACCGGCGTTGCCTACATGCTGTTCTTCCATCTGATCGCAGTGGTCGGGCCGGCGCGCGCGATTACGGTGACCTTTGTGATTCCGATCTTCGGCATCCTTTGGGGGGCGTTGTTTCTCGGCGAAACCGTGTCGCCGGGCATGCTGGAAGGCTGCGGTGTGATTCTCGTCGGCACCGCGCTTGCCACCGGCGTGATCAAACGCCTGCCGTGGTTCGGACCGCGCCGCGCCGACACCTGA
- a CDS encoding molybdopterin-dependent oxidoreductase, whose amino-acid sequence MLDRESILIDARRELAMPSRRLFGKRLLTLGGLSMLTGCSLTDNDSVNAFLKAVSRLNDRAQAALFDPKQLAPTYTEAQITRPFPFNAFYGIDDVPDVDASDYKLKISGLVTGQRVWTLPELYALPHAEQITRHICVEGWSAIGRWGGTPFAEFLRRIGADTSAKYVGFKCADDYYESIDMPTALHAQTLLTFSYDGERLPAKYGFPMKLRMPTKLGYKNPKHIVEMFVTNTFPGGYWVDQGYNWFGGS is encoded by the coding sequence ATGCTCGACCGCGAATCGATCCTGATCGACGCACGGCGCGAACTTGCGATGCCGTCACGACGCCTGTTCGGCAAGCGGCTTCTGACGCTCGGCGGCCTGTCGATGCTGACAGGCTGCTCGCTGACCGACAACGATTCGGTCAACGCATTCCTCAAGGCCGTGTCGCGTCTGAACGACCGCGCGCAGGCCGCACTGTTCGATCCGAAGCAACTCGCGCCGACCTACACCGAAGCACAGATCACGCGGCCGTTCCCGTTCAACGCGTTCTACGGCATCGATGACGTCCCCGATGTCGACGCGTCCGACTACAAGCTGAAGATCAGCGGCCTCGTCACCGGTCAGCGTGTCTGGACCTTGCCCGAGTTGTACGCATTGCCGCACGCCGAACAGATCACGCGCCATATCTGCGTGGAAGGGTGGAGCGCGATCGGCCGCTGGGGCGGCACGCCGTTTGCTGAGTTTCTACGGCGCATCGGCGCGGACACGAGCGCGAAGTACGTCGGCTTCAAATGCGCCGACGACTACTACGAAAGCATCGACATGCCGACCGCGCTGCATGCGCAAACGCTGCTCACGTTCTCGTACGACGGCGAACGTTTGCCCGCGAAATACGGCTTCCCGATGAAGCTGCGCATGCCGACCAAGCTCGGCTACAAGAATCCGAAACACATCGTCGAGATGTTCGTCACCAACACGTTCCCTGGCGGCTATTGGGTCGATCAGGGCTACAACTGGTTCGGAGGCTCCTGA
- a CDS encoding glycine zipper 2TM domain-containing protein encodes MKSIRQLGTLAAIVAVVASLSACDNMTTRQRDTVIGAGVGGAAGGLIGGNALSTIGGAAAGGIIGNQVGK; translated from the coding sequence ATGAAATCGATTCGACAACTCGGTACGCTCGCGGCGATCGTCGCGGTTGTCGCCAGTCTTTCCGCGTGTGACAACATGACCACGCGGCAACGCGATACGGTAATCGGCGCGGGTGTGGGCGGCGCCGCAGGTGGGCTGATCGGCGGCAATGCACTGTCGACGATTGGTGGTGCGGCGGCAGGCGGCATTATCGGTAATCAGGTCGGCAAGTAA
- a CDS encoding DUF2844 domain-containing protein: MPNLSFSPAFAASIMVVAVLCASTDARAELGGTMPSQANSTAAAPQILLNGALRLRTMTDAGNTTVNEYATNTGEIIAYTRQGPTMPDLRALLGPYADSYRTGAASSAPDGNLHASRVIRPDVIVESGGPMRGYVGRAWLPAALPPGVTAGDFH, encoded by the coding sequence ATGCCAAATCTTTCCTTTTCACCGGCCTTTGCCGCCTCGATCATGGTGGTTGCCGTGCTGTGCGCCAGCACCGACGCGCGCGCCGAATTGGGCGGCACGATGCCCAGCCAGGCGAATTCGACGGCCGCGGCGCCGCAAATCCTCCTGAACGGCGCCTTACGCCTGCGCACGATGACCGATGCGGGCAATACCACCGTCAACGAATACGCGACCAATACCGGCGAGATCATCGCTTACACCAGGCAAGGCCCGACCATGCCGGATCTGCGCGCGCTGCTAGGACCGTACGCCGACTCCTACCGCACGGGCGCCGCCTCGTCCGCGCCGGACGGCAACCTGCACGCCTCGCGGGTGATTCGCCCGGATGTGATCGTGGAATCCGGCGGTCCGATGCGTGGCTACGTCGGACGCGCGTGGCTGCCGGCGGCCTTACCGCCCGGCGTCACGGCCGGCGATTTCCACTGA
- a CDS encoding thioredoxin family protein has translation MQTARTRHANRTVARAIAIAVALTTLSASGLATAAGAVCVSHSPSHRVALVELYSSEGCSSCPPADSWLSQWKNSGATQSIVPLALHVDYWNSLGWTDRFSQHRFTERQQTLTDLAGGSTIYTPEIFVSGRELRSWSQRDSFQSRIGKVVAEPAQANVALELKPETKGAFNVDAQFTSKAANATGPLNAYVAVYQNALNSQVRAGENSGATLHHERVVRQWIGPVPLVAGNAQIRRDIRLNDADANAPADAFGVVAFVENAVTGDVLQVGELAVCN, from the coding sequence ATGCAAACCGCACGAACCCGCCACGCCAATCGGACTGTCGCCCGCGCAATCGCGATAGCCGTTGCGCTGACGACCCTCTCAGCCAGCGGTCTCGCAACCGCCGCCGGCGCAGTATGCGTGTCGCACAGCCCATCCCACCGCGTCGCGCTGGTGGAGCTTTACAGCAGCGAAGGCTGCAGCAGCTGCCCGCCAGCCGACAGCTGGCTGAGCCAGTGGAAAAACAGCGGCGCAACCCAAAGCATCGTGCCGTTGGCCCTGCATGTGGACTACTGGAATAGCCTCGGCTGGACCGACCGCTTCTCGCAGCATCGTTTTACCGAACGTCAGCAGACGCTCACCGACCTCGCGGGCGGCAGCACCATCTATACACCCGAGATCTTCGTATCCGGCCGCGAACTGCGCAGCTGGTCGCAACGTGACAGTTTTCAGAGCCGCATCGGCAAGGTCGTCGCCGAACCGGCGCAGGCGAACGTGGCGCTTGAACTGAAGCCTGAGACGAAGGGTGCCTTCAACGTCGATGCGCAATTCACCAGCAAGGCGGCAAACGCCACGGGCCCGCTGAATGCCTACGTCGCGGTGTATCAGAACGCATTGAACTCGCAGGTCAGAGCCGGGGAAAACAGCGGCGCCACGCTGCATCACGAACGCGTTGTGCGGCAATGGATCGGCCCGGTGCCGCTCGTTGCCGGTAACGCGCAAATCCGCCGCGATATTCGCCTCAACGATGCCGACGCCAACGCGCCGGCTGACGCCTTCGGCGTCGTCGCTTTTGTCGAAAACGCCGTGACCGGCGACGTGTTGCAAGTGGGCGAACTGGCCGTTTGCAACTGA
- a CDS encoding pentapeptide MXKDX repeat protein, with protein MKKFAIAAVAVALLTSGGAAFAQASGAMSNDAMSKDTMSKDSMSKDTMSKDSMKKDTMKHDKMKKGGDAMGMKHEASGAMAN; from the coding sequence ATGAAAAAGTTCGCAATCGCAGCAGTGGCCGTCGCTCTTCTCACCAGCGGCGGCGCCGCGTTCGCTCAGGCAAGCGGCGCAATGTCCAACGATGCGATGTCCAAGGACACGATGTCGAAGGATTCGATGTCCAAAGACACCATGTCGAAGGACAGCATGAAGAAGGACACCATGAAGCACGACAAGATGAAAAAGGGCGGCGACGCGATGGGCATGAAGCACGAAGCATCGGGCGCAATGGCCAACTGA
- a CDS encoding GreA/GreB family elongation factor, translating to MKKTKTCYLTELDVARLEKHAAAPGADAKMQDMLDDVLERAVIVESRDIPANVVTMNSQATLVDETSGEQMTWTVVYPPNADFTQGRLNVFSPLGLALLGAKRGERIRFTPPSGAEKVLKLEKILFQPEAADDFTL from the coding sequence ATGAAAAAGACGAAAACCTGTTACCTCACCGAACTCGACGTCGCCCGTCTTGAAAAGCACGCGGCCGCGCCCGGCGCCGACGCCAAAATGCAAGACATGCTCGACGACGTCCTCGAACGCGCCGTGATCGTCGAATCGCGCGACATCCCCGCGAACGTCGTCACGATGAATTCGCAAGCCACGCTGGTCGACGAAACCAGCGGCGAGCAGATGACCTGGACGGTTGTCTACCCGCCCAACGCCGACTTCACGCAGGGCCGCCTGAACGTGTTTTCGCCGCTCGGCCTTGCACTGCTCGGCGCCAAACGCGGCGAACGCATCCGCTTCACGCCGCCGAGCGGCGCGGAAAAAGTGCTGAAGCTCGAAAAAATCCTGTTCCAGCCCGAAGCCGCCGACGATTTCACGCTGTAA
- a CDS encoding L-lactate permease, with product MFHQLLTPVGNSLLPSFLVAALPIIVVLLLLGWARRPAWQASLAGLIVGLIVAIFVWQFPVGLAAASVANGAVFACWPVMWIVFTAILLYNISQRSGRFAAFRMWMIDNLPNDRRVVLVVIGFSFGALFEGISGFGTPVAITSSLLFLLGFPTLEALTFTLIFNTAPVAFGALGVPITVLGAVTHLPADTLAKMVGRQLPFFALLLPFYVIGVYAGFRNMLRVWPVLLVSGASFALTQFVTANYVNYSLTDVLSSLVSLILTIAFLRVWKPAADPKFAINIDHVGEVRGKISGTQGWYPWIIVSAVVIVWTIAKIFLIGDVKVPWPGLDKAVYITLYNTPYGAVWDFQPLATGTAILVAALITSVVTGLGAREFGKAVVDTWVQTRIAILTVATIVALAYLMNYSGLTYTLGLGAASVGPFFPLVSAFLGWVAVFLSGSDTSGNALFGNLQVVAAHQLNLNPILMAATNSSGGVMGKMISPQNISTGVATTELKGKEGVVFAKTFKHSILLTVILGVLVWLQQNALQGMIPH from the coding sequence ATGTTTCACCAACTACTCACTCCAGTCGGCAATTCGCTATTGCCGTCATTCCTCGTCGCCGCCTTGCCGATCATTGTCGTGTTGCTGCTGCTCGGCTGGGCGCGTCGGCCGGCCTGGCAGGCATCGCTTGCGGGGCTGATCGTCGGGCTGATCGTGGCGATCTTCGTCTGGCAGTTCCCGGTCGGACTCGCGGCCGCTTCGGTCGCCAACGGTGCGGTGTTCGCCTGCTGGCCGGTGATGTGGATCGTGTTCACCGCGATCCTGCTCTACAACATCTCGCAGCGCTCGGGCCGCTTCGCGGCCTTTCGCATGTGGATGATCGATAACCTGCCGAACGACCGCCGCGTCGTGCTGGTCGTGATCGGTTTTTCTTTCGGCGCCTTATTCGAAGGGATTTCCGGCTTCGGCACGCCCGTCGCCATCACCAGTTCGCTCTTGTTCCTCCTCGGTTTCCCCACACTCGAAGCGCTCACCTTTACGCTGATCTTCAATACCGCACCGGTCGCGTTCGGCGCGCTGGGCGTGCCGATCACGGTGCTCGGCGCAGTCACGCACCTGCCGGCCGACACGCTCGCCAAAATGGTCGGACGGCAGCTGCCGTTTTTCGCCTTGTTGCTGCCGTTCTACGTGATCGGCGTCTATGCGGGCTTTCGTAACATGCTGCGCGTGTGGCCGGTGCTGCTGGTGTCGGGCGCCAGCTTCGCGCTGACCCAGTTCGTCACGGCGAATTACGTCAACTACAGTTTGACCGACGTGTTGTCCTCACTGGTCTCTCTGATCCTGACGATCGCGTTCCTGCGTGTATGGAAGCCCGCCGCTGATCCGAAGTTCGCGATCAACATCGATCACGTGGGCGAAGTACGCGGCAAGATCAGCGGCACCCAGGGCTGGTATCCGTGGATCATCGTCTCGGCCGTGGTGATCGTCTGGACCATCGCCAAAATCTTCCTGATCGGCGACGTCAAGGTGCCGTGGCCGGGCCTCGACAAGGCCGTGTACATCACCCTGTACAACACGCCGTACGGCGCGGTGTGGGACTTCCAGCCGCTCGCCACCGGCACGGCGATTCTGGTGGCCGCCCTCATCACGTCTGTTGTGACGGGTCTCGGCGCGCGCGAATTTGGCAAGGCCGTTGTCGACACCTGGGTCCAGACGCGCATCGCCATTCTGACGGTGGCGACCATCGTCGCGCTTGCCTATCTGATGAACTACTCGGGCCTCACCTACACGCTCGGGCTCGGTGCCGCGTCGGTCGGACCGTTCTTTCCGCTGGTGTCGGCGTTCCTCGGCTGGGTCGCGGTGTTCCTGTCCGGCAGCGACACCTCGGGCAACGCGTTGTTCGGCAACCTGCAGGTGGTGGCGGCCCATCAGCTGAACCTGAACCCGATCCTGATGGCGGCGACCAATTCGTCGGGCGGCGTGATGGGCAAGATGATCTCGCCGCAAAACATCTCGACCGGCGTGGCGACGACCGAACTCAAAGGCAAGGAAGGCGTGGTGTTCGCCAAGACCTTCAAGCATTCGATTCTGTTGACGGTGATCCTCGGCGTGCTGGTATGGCTGCAGCAGAACGCCCTGCAAGGGATGATTCCGCACTGA
- a CDS encoding EamA family transporter, with the protein MSPQLPSRFPRGFPIRLPQSRNGQIALALAVVYLVWGSTYLAVHVALGSFPPLLLSGMRNLFAGIGLFIFAARRNPVWPSAAEIRNAGMVGTMLVGLSSGMLAYGMRTVGTGTAAVMVATVPLFATVIAAVAGRKIGRGEWFAVGLGLVGIAILSHGDNAPGSAGGSLAILCGALFWAGGAHLAGRLKLPSDLFLSTSLQIGLGGAMSTMVALVTGERMMEVHFLPLLAFVYLMLIGTMTAYVAYGFLIRHTSPIIASSCMYVNPVVAVALGAVLLGEPVTHSTVIATIVILASVGLSFWFDYRKKGLA; encoded by the coding sequence ATGTCGCCGCAACTCCCAAGCCGTTTTCCGCGTGGTTTTCCGATCCGTTTGCCGCAATCCCGCAACGGACAGATCGCGCTCGCGCTCGCCGTCGTTTATCTCGTGTGGGGCTCGACCTATCTTGCCGTGCATGTCGCTCTCGGTTCGTTTCCGCCCTTGCTGCTCTCCGGGATGCGCAATCTGTTTGCCGGGATAGGGCTATTCATCTTCGCGGCGCGCCGCAATCCGGTCTGGCCGAGCGCGGCTGAAATCCGCAATGCCGGCATGGTCGGCACGATGCTGGTCGGCTTGTCGAGCGGCATGCTGGCCTATGGCATGCGCACTGTCGGCACCGGCACCGCGGCCGTGATGGTCGCGACCGTGCCGCTGTTCGCGACGGTGATCGCGGCGGTGGCGGGGCGCAAGATCGGCCGAGGCGAGTGGTTCGCGGTCGGCTTGGGGCTGGTGGGCATCGCGATCCTGAGTCACGGCGACAACGCGCCGGGATCGGCGGGCGGCAGTCTGGCGATCCTGTGCGGCGCACTTTTCTGGGCCGGCGGTGCACATCTGGCCGGGCGGCTGAAGCTGCCGTCTGACCTGTTTCTATCGACGTCGTTGCAGATCGGCCTGGGCGGCGCGATGTCGACGATGGTCGCCCTGGTAACGGGCGAACGGATGATGGAGGTGCATTTTCTGCCGCTGCTGGCCTTTGTCTACCTGATGCTGATTGGGACGATGACCGCCTACGTCGCCTACGGGTTTCTGATCCGGCATACGAGTCCGATCATCGCCAGTAGCTGCATGTATGTGAATCCGGTGGTTGCGGTGGCGCTCGGTGCGGTGTTGCTTGGCGAGCCCGTCACGCATTCGACCGTGATCGCGACGATC